The genomic window GGTGTGGCGGCATTTAGGTTTCCATATCGAGGCCTCTGGATCCTGCACAGTTCTGAGGGAAACACCTACGTTTGTTGGAACTGTTGTTACTGCAAATAAATGTTAAAATTGTGGGGAGGCCTAACCAGGCTGCACTCTTTCGCCAACAGCTGTGCTTGACATCTAGTGGTAATcagacaaacattttcaggtGGAACAAATGAGTGATTTTCTTGATCTCcattttgctaaaaaaaaaaggACAACAAACATGAGAAAAGATTAGAGACTTGAAGTCTGATCTTTATATTGTAGATAGAGGATACAAGTTTGCAATGTAAATTGGGAGTGCCCTAAACCAGTTGTTTCTCTACTCTTTAACACACAAGCAATGTTGCAATTTGAACCAAAAGATAGGATAGAATGCGAAGTCCATGACAATGACAGAGTACACCAGTATATGTTCCGGTCTGTGTCGGAGAAGGCAGGGTGGTGATGACCGTTCAGAGTCGCATGGCAACAGCTGCCCCCGGCGCCTGCAGCTCCTGGTCCAGGAGGCGGAACAGCATGGCACATTTGTTGCGCTGGGGAGTTTGTCCCAGGGTGTGGTGCAGCCGGGCCTGCAGGTAGTGGACGTCACGGAGACGCTCCTTACAGTCCAGCATGGAGAAGTAGGCTGCAGCCTCTCCCAGCGATTGCACAGCCAGGCCTAAAGCTGGAGGGAGACAACAGGGAGGAAGACTCTGAACGACTCCTATCTATGTACTTACATGACAAAGTAATTGTATCCACAAACATGTACATTTGAGGTAGTGAGTGATATTAAGTTTGTGTTGGGGATGTGTGCTACCTGCATGCCTCTGGCCATTGGACCGGGTCCCAGCCATGGCCATCTGACAGCGGGCTGCCAGCAGCAGAGCTCTGCCCTTATCCATGACCGCTCCGTGGGCCAGGATGGGCTCCATCGCCTCATGAAGGACACCCAGAGCCTGCTCCGGTACCCCCAGCATCAACTGGACAGGGGGAAGGAGAAGAACAAACTATTAGAGTTTTGAAATATAACCCAGTATGAATTTCCTTGTTGTGCCTAAATGTGGGAGTTTACTTTGCATACAATATGCAGTTCTGTCTAAGTTAAGGGGTTTGAAgatgtgtgtgttagtatgtgtagGGGTTTCAGAGAGTATACGGTGGTGTGTTTGCCATAACAGGGTTACATATTGCATGTGCGCGTCTGTTGTGCTGACCTGAGTGAAAGCCAGGTGAAGGATGGTCTCGGAGGCCATGGCCTGTAGGTGGTGCTGTCTGGCCAGGGCCAGGGCCTGTAGCAGGAGAGGAAGGGCTGTGGCAAAACCTGACGACTCCCAATGCAACTCAGCTGTGACCAGCATCACCCTGCACAAGGCACACCAATATGTCTAAAACACATATCTGATAAACAACCCTTAACCCAAAAATATGGAGTCTGTTGTTTCATTTAGAGCCTACCGGATGATCATCTCTGTGTACTTGATCTTCTCGCAGTACAGCTGCAGCCTCTGCAGGATACTGTATGCTTCAGTGGTCCGGTTCAAGGCCTTCAGCACTTGAGCTTTCCTGTTAACACGACAGATATACACatgggtcgttccacgaaaagAGTGCGGTTTGCGTCCCTTTAATATttgaagtagaaattgtgcaccaatattgcattttaaaagcctgttctATGAAATGAAGTGCCTTTAAGATAGACCACCTTCAATAAATCTGTCCCTTCGTCAACACCgtgtcacttctaggaagatttcaaCCCACATGCACCCAAAATGTATCCTAGTTTCCCCATCCCTGGTTATtttgttactttgaaaaagttatttctgaagattattatttatttaatgtgattagtgattcatttatgtCTGTCactcattttaaggtcaatccTGTTACATTAATTGAACTCAAATTTTAATCTGGTGAAACTACTCCATTTTAAAATATTTGGTTTCAAAAGAAAAATGTAACATTAATAGTTAAATCATAGTGTAAAAAAGCAGGTgatctggttctactctttttggtaatgttctggtgttctgtggtggaaaactgagcgtgTCGAGAATAACATGTTAACCctattacccatagatagacaggcttgAAACGTTTtaacaatgtaaaaatgttttgtgaagcttgcattcagtTGCCCCTCCCTGAGGTACACAACAAGCTttcattccccctgtcacaagaggatttatggctgatttaatatgaaatcatcaaccctgttacagtcaaccaaCCCTGTTCCTTTATCTGCTACTTAGTAGAGTCTTATTTGTatctcttgagatgggaaaacttgtttttcatcatgttgaacatgtgctctttatgacaatgTTCAAATTAGGTGAAATCAAAACGTTTTTGGGGACCACTTCACAAAAGCCACTGAATTAGCTACAGCACTGGAAGACTGTTCTGAGTCATGACCCTTCCTTACCTATAAAGACCCTCAGTTTTGTTCAAGGCAGCAATGGCTGTGACATGGGGCTCCGCCAAGTGGTATTTCCCATCATTCATAGCTCTGTCAAACTGGATCTTGAGGTCACAGAGCATCCACAGCTGGGTGACAGAACACAAAACATTGAACAGCCCACTCCATACCAGCCATGTCAGTGCCATTGCCTTTGAGAAGAAGACAATGGCGTTTCTGTGTAGCGCAGCAATAGGAAAGTGCTAAACATGGGGATTGAGGCCAAGTCTAAAGTTGATGGATAGAGAAGAGCAGGAGTTCAGAATGGCTCACCTTGGCATGTTGGGTGTGAGGTGGAAACTGCTCCTTCAGATGCTTCAGGACCTCAGACACAGCCCCATACAGGCcctggagggagggggacaggaaCATGTAACTGGTGCAGGCCTCACTCACAGCCTACACAAGTGCACATCTCCTGAGCTTTAATCTGGATCACATCAATGGTTATGAAACGGCCCTGAGTGTCTAAATGAGCACTGAGGGAGACGTGACAGAGGGACTGAAGCCGGAGAGACAGAGGTGGGATGAGGTGTACCAACTACAGCACCTGTTCAGCATGAAGCTCAGCCAGGTGGCAGAGGGCCACAGCAAAGGCCTCTGTGTTGTTCTGCTGGACCCCAAAGTTAACCTGCTCCAGGCTATTCATGTTCAGGAGGAGCTGGGCCTGCTGCTGAGCCATGGTGCTGGAAGAACACATACGTTCAACAGGACATGAATGTTGGAGAAATGCAGTCAGTGAATGTGTGTTGGATTAATTAAATTAGTCAAGACTGGATATCAATAATTGACCGTCTCTTTTTTTCTTACCAATCGAGTAAAAAAAACAGGTTTCATACTAAAAGATAAACTTACTGGTTAGGATTGTTTATGTTCAGTGTGGATTCTGATTGTCAGGGAGGATCAGGATGCGTGAAGGAGACCCACCTCTTGCCATACATCCTCCATATGGACGTTGTCTGAGCCAGGCTGATGTCTATGAGCTCTGACAGGCTGTGTTTCCAGTGCAGGATGTCTGTGTCCTTCAGAGCGTCCATCAGCTCATGGGCTGTCTTGCCCTGGACCGCCCCCTGCTGGACCAGGGACTGAATGCCAAGAGACACCAGGtactgagaaggagagagagggtgaaggtaATGTGAGGCTTAGTAAACACCTGGCTCTACTGAACTCCCATAGCCTGACCTCTCAGGTTTAAAACTAAGGGCAGACCCATCGTTGCCAGTATTGACTCTTCTAGAGCCACTCTCCAACTTTGTTGATTCTTTCATTAAGCCTATTGTGGAAAAACTCCCAGCATTCGTCAAAGATTCTACAGATGTGATTAATAAAATATCAGAACAGTAATCTCCCTGACATCATATTGGCTACATTTGGTCTAGAGAGGGTGTACACGAATATCTCTCATGAAAAAGCCCCAGATGCACTGGGATATTAGAGGACCATGAAGGAGAAATGGCACCACCTAATGAACTCATCTGTGAACAGCTTCTCTAGTTCTCAAGcgcaactatactgaacaaaaatataaatgcaacaatttctacgATTTTACAGTTCATAGTGAAATCAGTcagtttaaataaattcattagcccctaatctatgtatttcacatgactgggcaggcaTGCAGCCATGAGTGGTCcatggagggcataggcccacccacatggcagccaggcccacccacttggcagccaggcccacctacttggcagccaggcccacccacttggcagccaggcccacccacttggcagccaggcccacccacttggcagccaggcccacccacttggcagccaggcccacccacttggcagccaggcccacccacttggcagccaggcccacccacttggcagccaggcccacctacttggcagccaggcccacccaatcagaatacattttttccccacaGAAGGACTATATTAGAGACCTGTCAGGCGGATGAATTATACAggctaaggagaaatgctcactaacaaggaagTTAAAAAAATTGTGCACAGAATCTgagagagaaatacgttttttgtgcgtATGCAACATTTTGGGGATTTTCTATTTCAGTAGAAAAGCTGAAGAACATACACACATCCAGGTACTTTCtgcaggtgctggagttgtaggCAAACTCTTGGAAAATAAAAAGGAGAAACGCTGCTGCTCATGCTCCTAGGTGATTTTATGTCCTACGACAACAATGTCTGATGAAGGCCTAAGGGTCGAAACGttgttataaatatatatatatatatttttttttatcacctGGTAGCATGAGCAGCGTTTTCCTATCTGTtttttacttcagctcatgaaacatgggaccaacacttcacaagttgcgtttatatttgtgttcagtgtaaaTCCCCACCCAAAGCCATTATGATTAAAAACAGTGATCAAGAACCCCCCACACCTTTTTCATCTACAAACGAGGGCACAATCTTCACAGTAGACTAGTCCAAGCCAGCCTCTACACGGGTTCTAAACAAACCCTCCTTACTCCCCTGAGAGATGGAAATTACACCAGTGGAAATGGTGCTCAGTGCAACACCAAAAAAAGAACTCAGAGTTCCGACACCCTAGGTCTGGAAAAACATGTAGTGTTAAAGGGGCGATCACATGCAACACAAAACATGTGATTTATATCCTACACCGTGTTTGTGATAACATGTACATGGGCAAGACATCCAGAAGATTGAAACATAGAATAAGTGAACGTAGAGAGTTCTATAAGACGCAAGGATGAAAATGGCCCTGTTGCTTTTCACTTTATCCAGTGCTCTCAGTGTGTCTTCTCAATGCCCTGGAATTGTAGAGGTGCGTCACCAAGAGGAGGAGATAATGACCGTTAACTCTGCTAGAGAGAACTCCTCTGGATTCATACTTTAGGCACCCTATAGCCGTTATGACACAATGAGGATTTTGATAGGAGTGTCATGTTGTAATTATTATTGTCCCCTTCACTGGTATTAGGGTGTCCTGTATTCAAGATGGCTCTAGTGGCCCGATACTTACCCAACAGGTTACCTTAAATTTTATCTACTCGTTTTCTAGATTTCTTCTGGTTCtacatatgtacagtgcattcggaaagtaatcagacaccttccccttttccacattttgtgccGTTACAGCCTGATTCAAAAATGGACTAAattaaaatctacacacaataccccataatgacaaagagaaaacaagttaagaaatgtttgcaaatttatttttaaataatacatatatttaaataccttatttacataagtattcagaccctttgctatgactcaaaattgagctcctgtttccattgatcatccttgagatgtttctacaacttgattggaggccacgtggtaaattcaattggattggacatgatttggaaaggcacacacctgtctatataaggtcccacagttgaaagtgcatgtcagagcaaaaaccaagccacgaggtcgaaggacaggattgtgtcaaggcacagatctggggaaaggtacaaaaatatttctgcagcaccGAAGGTCactgaagtttggaaccaccaagactctttctagaactggccgcccggccaaacgggggagaagggcccgatggtcactgacagagctccagagttcctctgtggagatgggagaaacttccagaaagacaaccatctctgcagcactccaccaatcaggccttaatggtagagtggccagacggaagccgccactcagtaaaaggcgcatgacaactcgcttggagtttgccaaaaggcacctaaagactctcagaccttgagaaacaagattctctggtctaatgaaaccaggattgaactctttggcctgaatgccaagcatcacgtctggaggaagcctggcaccattcctacggtgaagcatggtggtggcagcatcatgctgtggggatatttttcagcggcagggactgggagactagtcaggattgagggaaagaggaacagagcaaagtacagagagatccttgatgaaaacctgctccagagagctcaagacctcagacgggggtgaaggttcaccttccaacaggaaaacgaccctaagcacacagccaagacaacgcaggagtggcttcgggacaagtctctgaatgtccttgagtgacccagccagagcccggccttagctgtgcagcgacgctcaccATCCATCacgatagagcttgagaggatctgctgagaagaatgggagaaactgccaaatacaggtgtgccaagcttgtagtgtcatacccaagaagactcgaggctgtaatcactgccaaagcaCTGAgtaataaagggtctgaatacttatgtaaatgtgatatttccacattacatttttttgaaaTTAGCACAAGAAAAAAAACGCTGTTATTGTCATTATGccttgtcgttatggggtattgtgtgtagattgattgatccattttagaataaggctaaaacataacaaaatgtggaaaaagtcaaggggtctgaatatataGTGTTGCATATATTTTCCTTTTCTTATGAAATTTTTCAGCTTTATTGCTTTCTGAGAGTATGGGTTCCTTATGCTAACACCACATTCCCTGTGTACGTTTTTGGTCTACTAGAAATACATCTATAACATTTTCTGTTCTATCCTGTATTTCTTTCTATCTGATATTATGACAACTTGTGGCCGTTGTGGGTACCCACAGGTGTCTGCAATTACTTCTGGCTCGCTGTGTGGCCTTATCTGTCCCACTATTGTTTGTGGAGATATGCTCTGATGAAGGTTGACTGACCAAAAGCTCAGCTataatttaaataaattagcatCTGGCTGGAAGTGTGCATAGACATTCCTGTTTCGCCTTCAGCACCTTCACAAATCAGCTTTAGGTCTGCGATAAATTCTGCCTATTATCTGAATCTATTGCATAAAACCGTACGAGAACCTGGAGTGCCTCAGTCTGCACGCTCATGCTATTCTTACCGGTAGACAGAAGTGGGCAGCCATTTTCACTGAGTCCTCAGTTAGCACAGAACTGTCAGATCCTTTCATCTGTTCAAGGGTATAAAGCCAACTCTGAAAGAGATACAAATACATTAATAGATGATTACACAGATAACGTATTGGTGCTGAGAAAGTGGTACAAGGTATAGACACAGACCAACCTTGACTACCCATATTGTgtaaatactgtatgttgagCATAGAACACAAAAGTAAAAGCTCCTACCAGGCAATGCTGCAGGCACACGTGATCGTTGGACTCCTGGGCGATGCGGATAGCTTCCTGTAGAGCCAGGTCAGCCTGTTGGCTGAGTTAAGAGTTGGAGTTGATTTTTTCATTTGACAAGAATCAATATTGCATAGATAAATTGCAACTGATATTGACAGACTTTCCATATCTATGCCCACTACTACTCACTAGTGTCCAAAGCGACAATGCAGTGCTGCCAGGTTGAGGGCAGCGTAGCGGAGACTTCTCCCGTAGCCTTCGTCCCCATTGCTCTTTCCCTCGCTCCCTGACAGGATGAGGCGGTCAAAGTAATGTAACAGACTGTGGGTGGAGATGAAGATGTCCTGGACTCGCATGCTGTTCAGGTAGCTCAGGTAATGCTGCAGACACAAAACAGCTGCCTCAAGCACAATCAGGTTGACCAAAAATCACTCAAACACTCACTTTCTTTATACTCCACACAAATTTTGTGTCATGTTTGTTTGAGTGAGTCCATAATATTAACTGATAGTAGAGCCTCACCGCCTCAGCAAAGTCAGGGTTGAACTTGAGCATGTTGTTCAGCTCATCCTGCAGGGCAGATGGCTTCAGGGCTTTGTTCTCATCATTCTTTAGAAGGTACGCTTGTCTAGCAAGAAAGTACTCTGCTTGCTTCTGCGAGAGTGGGCCTCTGCTTGGGGCATCCTCATTTCTATAGAAAGTAGCAAATAAGGAAAAAGAACAATATGCAAAGGGTAAACTGATGACCATCACACTGATGAGAATGATTACTACATGTCatgcctggtgttcaaccttcccaagatctcacatgtcaccccgctcctccgcacactccactggcttccagtcaaagcttgcatccactacaagaccatggtgcttgcctacagagcagcaaggggaactgccccttcctaccttcaggctatactcaaaccctacaccccaacccgagtacTCCGCTCTACAACCTAAGGTCTCTTGGCTGTTCCACCTATACGGGggtcagctcccgctcagcccagtcaaagcgcTTCTcttcctggcaccccaatggtggaaccagcttccccctgaagctagaaAAGCAGAgcccctgcccatcttccaatACTTACACACTATTCCCTCTACTACCACCTCTTCTTTTACTTAAACAAGTGAATTATACGAACTTTAGCTCAGACTCATGCAGCGGTGCAGTATCCAGCTCCTCcttctccatcctctcccctacGTTGTCCTCTGTGCTGGTGAGGTCCATGTCAGAGTCGTCTGCAGCCAGGGCAGGCAGCCCCACCTGGACATCACCAGGCCGGGCGTAGTGACTGTGGTAGTACTGCTGCAGGGCTTTGTACAGTTTGTACACCTGGCTGAAGGACAGCTTGTTGTAGGCCAGGAGCATGTGTCGCATGAACAGGCCTGAGAAAACAAAGACAAGGTCATGATGATAAAACCTCAAATCTGTGTCATAAATTCATATAGCACCACTCTAACTAAACACGATGCTCTGTTGTTCCAACCTTTGGACTTCTGAATCAAATGATGCTTACTATTACTCACCAACAACACTGGTCTTATACGCCTCAGAATCAATAGCGCTAAAAGGAGTGGGGAGGGTGGCAAAGAAATATTCCATGTCCTTCAGCTCTCCATCAGCCATTTCATGTAACCTGTAAAGAGAAAATGTGTGTGATGAAAGAGCAGACAACATGCATCACTGACCTTTTACACTAGACATAGGCCTAAGCCACAGCAATTGGGTCAAGGACTCATCCATACCGGAGTTTCACAGCATATGCTGTTTGAGGGCAACATTCTTCCACAGTCTTCAGGAATTGGTCAAGAGTCAAGTCTGGACCCTGATAGACAGACAAACCTTTGATAAAGAAAAGCAAGCAAATGACAGTGGAAAGTAGAAGTTGTAAGGTGATCAATAGCTATTCCAACCTGTTGTAGAGGCAGGATGAGTTTGTTCAAGCGCCTTCTTTCCTGAAGAGCAATTGGTTTTGACGTGGTCATCTCGTACAGCAAGGCCAGCACAGAGATTTTATACGGAGTCACCCAATCTTTGATGCCAAACACATTGGCATGGACCACCCCATTGGTCATCATTGGGTTGAAATACAAACTTTCATGTACGCTCGCCATTGTTTGAATTGGAAAGTTAACTCGCTAGCTAGTTTGCTAAATATTATAAAGCTACATTTCAACAGCGTTGTGTGAAGTCAAATAATCATGAAAAACATGCAACAATTCGCAAACCATGTTatcgagctagctaacgttagctaagctgATATTCCTTGCTACCTAAACACGATAGCTTGCTATCTAACTCCTTGAGAGAGTAGCTAACTATCTTACAATTTTGTGAGCAATTTTGTAGCCAGGCTGACTAATGTTATTTTAAGTCTGCCACATACGGCAATATTGCCAGTAGTATTTTGTTAACAAACTGCATGAATTTTAGAACATGGTTTACCACCCCGTCGCTTTTGCTTCAAACTGCCCTCCTTCTGTCCCTATCTAATGACGTTCCTACATGGCCACGCCCCTAAATGTCACAACATAGAGTGGATTGCAGAGTCATCGATTGGTCCCATCAGCGCAACAAAAACTCACACATGTATTTTCGAATACATGATTTTAATATGATGGATATCGTCTTCTCCATAAGATTTTTTGATTTTCCATAGTACCATCAGTTCCCTTCATGTAGGTC from Salmo trutta chromosome 9, fSalTru1.1, whole genome shotgun sequence includes these protein-coding regions:
- the anapc5 gene encoding anaphase-promoting complex subunit 5 translates to MASVHESLYFNPMMTNGVVHANVFGIKDWVTPYKISVLALLYEMTTSKPIALQERRRLNKLILPLQQGPDLTLDQFLKTVEECCPQTAYAVKLRLHEMADGELKDMEYFFATLPTPFSAIDSEAYKTSVVGLFMRHMLLAYNKLSFSQVYKLYKALQQYYHSHYARPGDVQVGLPALAADDSDMDLTSTEDNVGERMEKEELDTAPLHESELKNEDAPSRGPLSQKQAEYFLARQAYLLKNDENKALKPSALQDELNNMLKFNPDFAEAHYLSYLNSMRVQDIFISTHSLLHYFDRLILSGSEGKSNGDEGYGRSLRYAALNLAALHCRFGHYQQADLALQEAIRIAQESNDHVCLQHCLSWLYTLEQMKGSDSSVLTEDSVKMAAHFCLPYLVSLGIQSLVQQGAVQGKTAHELMDALKDTDILHWKHSLSELIDISLAQTTSIWRMYGKSTMAQQQAQLLLNMNSLEQVNFGVQQNNTEAFAVALCHLAELHAEQGLYGAVSEVLKHLKEQFPPHTQHAKLWMLCDLKIQFDRAMNDGKYHLAEPHVTAIAALNKTEGLYRKAQVLKALNRTTEAYSILQRLQLYCEKIKYTEMIIRVMLVTAELHWESSGFATALPLLLQALALARQHHLQAMASETILHLAFTQLMLGVPEQALGVLHEAMEPILAHGAVMDKGRALLLAARCQMAMAGTRSNGQRHAALGLAVQSLGEAAAYFSMLDCKERLRDVHYLQARLHHTLGQTPQRNKCAMLFRLLDQELQAPGAAVAMRL